The Hahella sp. HNIBRBA332 genome window below encodes:
- a CDS encoding PP2C family serine/threonine-protein phosphatase gives MLTYKVSGQSHVGCVRRANEDYIGWRVSTDGRRALAVLADGMGGHAGGAEASRIAVEAFIECAIDLMWRNVELSEYLIRERLLDAAEAANEAVCVERRLNEALSGMGTTLVAAFSYDGEACVVHAGDSRCYLVSQSGELRQLTRDDSVVQQMLDDGSITEQDAPHVPYRNMLTKALGCQEDLLFSCINVSLKEGERLLLCSDGLFNMLPQGVIGELASGVRPQEERVDSLIAATLNKGAEDNVSVLMVEVSGVAIDA, from the coding sequence ATGCTGACATATAAAGTAAGTGGGCAGAGCCATGTGGGCTGTGTCCGTCGGGCGAATGAAGATTATATCGGCTGGCGCGTTTCCACTGATGGAAGGAGAGCGCTGGCGGTGTTGGCGGATGGCATGGGTGGTCACGCGGGGGGCGCCGAAGCCAGCCGCATTGCAGTTGAAGCCTTTATTGAGTGCGCCATCGATTTGATGTGGCGTAATGTCGAATTATCCGAATATCTGATCCGCGAGCGTTTACTGGATGCGGCGGAAGCGGCCAACGAGGCGGTGTGTGTCGAGCGCAGGCTGAATGAAGCTCTGTCCGGCATGGGAACCACTTTGGTGGCGGCGTTCTCTTATGATGGTGAGGCCTGTGTGGTTCACGCCGGGGACTCGCGCTGCTATTTAGTGTCGCAGTCCGGGGAATTGAGGCAGCTCACCCGGGACGATAGCGTGGTGCAGCAAATGCTGGATGACGGCTCCATTACGGAACAGGACGCCCCGCATGTGCCGTACCGTAATATGCTGACCAAAGCCCTGGGCTGCCAGGAAGACCTGCTATTCAGCTGCATCAATGTCAGTCTCAAGGAGGGAGAGCGCCTCCTGTTGTGCTCCGACGGCTTGTTCAACATGCTGCCTCAGGGCGTGATTGGCGAGCTGGCCAGCGGCGTGCGTCCGCAGGAAGAGCGCGTCGACAGTCTGATCGCGGCCACCTTGAACAAGGGCGCTGAAGATAACGTCTCCGTATTAATGGTCGAAGTGAGCGGTGTGGCCATCGACGCTTGA
- a CDS encoding FHA domain-containing protein codes for MPMLAQLIDDVVANKFLLEKPEIVIGRHPNCDIQINDIAVSGKHALIEVEQNQYMEGVLDVFISDKGSTNGTFVNDEKVSGRRRLNNNDVVRVAWNAFTFIDGAESTLEKTAYTLDD; via the coding sequence ATGCCCATGCTAGCGCAACTGATTGATGATGTGGTGGCGAATAAATTTCTTCTGGAGAAGCCGGAAATCGTGATCGGCAGGCATCCCAACTGCGATATCCAGATCAATGACATCGCCGTCAGCGGCAAACATGCGTTGATTGAAGTGGAGCAAAACCAATATATGGAAGGCGTGCTCGATGTCTTTATATCGGATAAAGGCAGCACCAACGGCACATTCGTCAATGACGAAAAAGTCAGCGGCAGACGCCGCCTGAACAACAATGATGTGGTCAGAGTGGCCTGGAACGCCTTCACCTTTATCGATGGCGCAGAAAGCACCTTGGAAAAAACCGCTTATACTTTGGACGATTGA